One Streptomyces sp. 840.1 genomic window, CGACGCTCCGCAGGATCGAGGTGGTGGTGTCGGCCGCCTGGCGGCTGACGGCCTGTTCGGTGCTCCGGTCCGGGAGCTTGACGGCCACGCCGTCCTTGGTGACCTTGTCGACGAGGACGTGGGCGCCGTGTCTGCCGTGGCCGGCGAGCGTGGCGTAGGCGTCGGTCATGTCCAGGACGCTGGCGGTCGAGGGGCCGAGCGCGATCGACGGGGACGCCGTGAGGTCGGGGGTGTCCTTGGGGATGCCGAGGCCGACGGCGGTCTGGCGGACCTTGCCGGGGCCGACGTCCTCGGCCATCTGGGCGTAGACGGCGTTGACGGACTTGTCGGTGGCGGTGCTGACGGTGATGGGCCCGTAGCTCTTGTCGTCCTCGTTGGCGGGGGCGTAGCCGGTGGGTCCGTCGGGGCCCTGGACCATGCGCTTGTTGGTGCCGTCGTAGAGGGTGGTGGGCGTGATGCGCCGGCCGTCCTGGGTGGTGGAGCCGTTGGCGACGGCTGAGGTGAAGACGAACGGCTTGAAGGTGGAGCCGACCTGGTAGTCGGTGCGGGTCGCGTTGTTGACGTACTGCCTGGTGTAGTCGATGCCGCCGTACATGGCGACGACGCGGCCGGTCGCGGGGTCGATGGAGGCGCCGCCGACGCGGACGTTGCGGTCGGCCTTGCGCTCCTTGCTCGTCTTGGACATGACGTTGTCGTCGACGGCTTCGACGAGGGCGTCCTGCTTCTTCTTCTCCAGCGTGGTGGTGATCCGGTAGCCGCGGGTGGCGAGGGTCTTCTCGTCGAGGATGTCGTTGCGGACGAGGTAGTCCTCGACGGCCTGGATGATGTAGCCGCGCTGTCCGGAGAGGCTGTTGGCGGGCTTGACCCGGCCGGGCGGGGGGAAGGTCATGGCGGCGCGTTCGGCGGCGCCGAGCCAGTCCTCCTTGACCATGCCGTCGAGTACGTAGTTCCAGCGGGCGACGGCGGCGCCCTTGTTCTCGGGGTGGGTGATGACGTCGTACGCGCTGGGCGCGTTGAGCAGGGAGGCGAGGTAGGCGCCCTCGGCGGTGGTGACGTCGCCGATGTCCTTGCTGTAGTAGGCCTGGGCGGCGGCCTGGATGCCGTAGGCGTTGCGGCCGAAGTAGCTGGTGTTGAGGTAGCCCTCGAAGATCTGGTTCTTGGATTCCTCGCGGTTGAGCTTGATCGCGATGAAGAATTCCTTGATCTTGCGGCCGACGGTCTGTTCCTGGCCCAGGTAGTAGTTCTTGACGTACTGCTGGGTGATGGTCGAGCCGCCCTGTTTGCCCTTGCCGGTCAGGGTGTTCCAGCCGGCCCGGAACATCGCCTTGATGTCGACGGCGCGTTCGGAGTAGAAGTCGCGGTCCTCGGCGGCGAGGACGGCGTGCTGGACGGGGCGGGGGACCTGGGCGAGTTTGATGTTCTCCCGGTTGACCTCGCCGTCACGGGCGATGACGCTGCCGTCCTTGTAGAGGTAGACGTTGGACTGGGCGGTGGCGCTGGCGTTGGCGGAGGGGATGTCGACGAGCTGGTAGCCGGCGATGAAGCCGCCGATCAGGACCAGGGCGATGAGAAGGATGCCGCCGAGCACCATCCGCCAGGTGGGCAGTGCGCGGCGCCAGCCCGTGCGCTTGGGGCGTTTGGGCTTCTTCTGCTTGGCGCCGGATGCCGCGGTCCCGCCGGTCGCCGCGCTCTCCCCGGTCGCTCCCGTCCCTCCTGCCTCCCCGCTCCTGTCGCTTCCGTTCCGGCCGGGCTCGTCTCCGGGGGCGGCAGCGTCGGCAGGCAGGTCTCTGGGGCGCCAGCCCCTGGGGTCGGGGTCCCCGTTCTGCTGCTGTGGCTCGTCGCTCATGTCGGTGCAGACTCCTCGGCCGCGGTCAGTTCTCCCATACTGCCCTTTGCTCCGGTATATCCACCGGATCTGTCCCCGAAAAGCGGTCGCGGCGGCTGCCCCGGCTGGACTAGGCTCGTGCGCTTTGGTGCCGCGTGCCGGGCGGCGTCCGATCGACGGGGGTGGGGTGCGGTGCGGCTCTATGCGGTGGTGGCGGCGGGCGGGTTCCGGCGCTATGCCACGTACCGGATTGCGACGGTCGCGGGGATCTTCACCAACACCGTCTTCGGTTTCATCATGGCGTACACCTATGTGGCGCTGTGGGACGAGCGGCCGCACCTCGGCGGCTACGACATGTCGCAGGCGCTCACGTACGTGTGGCTGGGCCAGGCCCTGCTGATGACCTGCGCGATGATGGGCGGCGGTTTCGAGGACGAACTGATGGAGCGGATCCGTACCGGGGATGTCGCGGTCGACCTCTACCGGCCGATCGATCT contains:
- a CDS encoding transglycosylase domain-containing protein, whose product is MSDEPQQQNGDPDPRGWRPRDLPADAAAPGDEPGRNGSDRSGEAGGTGATGESAATGGTAASGAKQKKPKRPKRTGWRRALPTWRMVLGGILLIALVLIGGFIAGYQLVDIPSANASATAQSNVYLYKDGSVIARDGEVNRENIKLAQVPRPVQHAVLAAEDRDFYSERAVDIKAMFRAGWNTLTGKGKQGGSTITQQYVKNYYLGQEQTVGRKIKEFFIAIKLNREESKNQIFEGYLNTSYFGRNAYGIQAAAQAYYSKDIGDVTTAEGAYLASLLNAPSAYDVITHPENKGAAVARWNYVLDGMVKEDWLGAAERAAMTFPPPGRVKPANSLSGQRGYIIQAVEDYLVRNDILDEKTLATRGYRITTTLEKKKQDALVEAVDDNVMSKTSKERKADRNVRVGGASIDPATGRVVAMYGGIDYTRQYVNNATRTDYQVGSTFKPFVFTSAVANGSTTQDGRRITPTTLYDGTNKRMVQGPDGPTGYAPANEDDKSYGPITVSTATDKSVNAVYAQMAEDVGPGKVRQTAVGLGIPKDTPDLTASPSIALGPSTASVLDMTDAYATLAGHGRHGAHVLVDKVTKDGVAVKLPDRSTEQAVSRQAADTTTSILRSVVDGGTGTAAQGAGRPAAGKTGTAEEDKAAWFAGYTPELATVIAVMGQDPTTGVQKPLYGALGLPRINGGGAPAETWAQYTGAALRGTPVQDFTLDLESGTDETELPSTQSSAPGNTGQPSRTPSGATSKPPSSTPPTTPSTPQSPPATTGTPTGGTDAGGTDTGGGTDGGTDGGTDTGGGDSGGGDNGGTDNGTGTAGGLLEGARGTRAPGRL